One Nicotiana tomentosiformis chromosome 4, ASM39032v3, whole genome shotgun sequence genomic window carries:
- the LOC104104818 gene encoding protein WALLS ARE THIN 1-like → MADTSGSATSKRMGFAMPEKMQLHLAMLALQFGYAGFHVVSRAALNMGISKIVFPVYRNILALLLLLPFAYFLEKKDRPALTWNFVLQFFFLAVVGITANQGFYLLGLDNTSPTFASAIQNSVPAITFLMAALLRIETVRLNRKDGISKVCGTLLCVAGASVITLYKGPTIYSPTPPLQRTSVPMLMNLGDANGKSWTLGCVYLIGHCLSWAGWLVLQAPVLKKYPARLSVTSYQCFFGVIQFLIIAAFCERDPNAWLVHSGGELFSVFYAGVVASGIAFAVQIWCIDRGGPVFVAVYQPVQTLVVAIMASVALGEEFYLGGIIGAVLIITGLYFVLWGKNEESKFAKAAAAAIQSPVDHCNNRPTSHIKSSLAQPLLASSTENA, encoded by the exons ATGGCAGATACGAGTGGTTCAGCCACTAGTAAGAGAATGGGGTTTGCTATGCCTGAGAAAATGCAACTGCACTTGGCCATGTTGGCCTTGCAGTTTGGTTATGCTGGTtttcatgttgtctctagagctGCCCTTAATATGGGCATTAGCAAGATTGTCTTCCCTGTTTATAGAAACATTCTTGCTTTGCTTCTACTTCTTCCCTTTGCCTACTTTCTTGAAAA GAAAGACAGGCCAGCTCTTACTTGGAATTTTGTACTTCAATTCTTCTTCCTAGCAGTTGTTGG AATTACTGCAAACCAGGGATTCTACTTGTTGGGATTGGACAACACGTCCCCTACCTTTGCTTCTGCCATACAAAATTCTGTCCCTGCCATTACCTTTCTCATGGCTGCACTACTCAG GATTGAAACTGTGAGACTGAACAGAAAAGATGGTATATCAAAAGTGTGTGGAACATTATTGTGCGTAGCTGGAGCTTCAGTAATTACTCTATACAAAGGTCCAACAATTTACAGTCCAACTCCACCATTACAAAGGACCTCAGTACCCATGTTGATGAATTTAGGAGATGCTAATGGAAAAAGCTGGACTTTGGGTTGCGTTTACTTGATCGGGCATTGTTTGTCATGGGCCGGGTGGCTCGTTTTACAGGCACCGGTTCTGAAAAAATACCCGGCCCGACTTTCAGTCACATCGTATCAGTGTTTCTTTGGAGTCATACAATTCCTTATAATTGCAGCTTTTTGTGAGAGAGACCCTAATGCTTGGCTTGTTCACTCTGGTGGCGAACTCTTTAGTGTCTTTTATGCT GGAGTGGTGGCCTCAGGGATAGCATTCGCTGTACAGATATGGTGCATTGACAGAGGTGGCCCAGTTTTTGTTGCCGTTTATCAACCTGTTCAGACTCTTGTAGTTGCTATTATGGCTTCCGTCGCTTTGGGCGAAGAATTCTACTTGGGAGG GATCATTGGAGCAGTGTTGATCATAACAGGATTGTACTTCGTGCTATGGGGCAAAAATGAAGAATCCAAGTTTGCAAAGGCAGCAGCTGCTGCAATTCAGTCCCCAGTGGATCATTGTAACAACAGGCCAACTAGCCACATCAAATCCTCTTTGGCTCAGCCACTGCTTGCTTCTTCAACTGAAAATGCTTAA